From Bicyclus anynana chromosome 18, ilBicAnyn1.1, whole genome shotgun sequence, a single genomic window includes:
- the LOC112054041 gene encoding BTB/POZ domain-containing protein 10: protein MSDTQSTGQGAMQEPRRPFFYPDSSSDTEEYRRDADERRKRLSKRNGPNLRRIPTNMPPKNQTNAPIPSTSTQEPPKNGQKNLACDDRITLVVDNTRFVFDPAQFTAHPNTMLGRMFSSGIEFTHPNERGEYEVAEGISATVFRAILEYYRGGTIRCPPTVSVQELREACDYLLVPFDANTVRCQNLRGLLHELSNEGARRQFESFLERLILPLMVESARRGDRECHVVVLLDDDSVEWDEEYPPQMGDEYSQTVLSTPLYRFFKYIENRDVAKQVMKERGLKKIRLGVEGYPTYKEKVRKRPGGRAEVIYNYVQRPFIHMSWEKEEAKSRHVDFQCFKSKSVTNLAEATADPVIELEPIRAREEVEVQDPGEVQEEEQ from the exons ATGTCTGATACTCAGTCGACAGGCCAGGGGGCCATGCAAGAACCACGTAGACCATTCTTCTATCCAGACAGCAGTAGTGACACAGAGGAGTACAGAAGAGACGCGGATGAGCGTCGCAAGCGTCTATCTAAACGAAACGGACCAAATTTACGTCGTATTCCGACAAATATGCCGCCAAAAAATCAAACTAACGCACCCATTCCTTCGACTTCTACGCAAGAACCTCCGAAAAACGGACAGAAAAACTTAGCATGCGATGATCGGATCACGTTGGTTGTGGATAACACGCGCTTCGTGTTCGATCCCGCGCAATTTACTGCACATCCTAACACAATGCTTGGGAGAATGTTTAGTTCAG gtatagAGTTCACCCATCCAAATGAAAGAGGAGAATATGAGGTAGCTGAAGGGATTTCTGCAACTGTGTTCCGAGCTATCCTGGAGTACTACCGGGGAGGCACCATCCGATGCCCTCCCACTGTGTCTGTGCAGGAGTTGAGAGAGGCCTGCGACTACCTCCTAGTGCCCTTTGATGCTAACACTGTTAGATGTCAG AATCTCAGAGGGCTATTACACGAGCTATCGAACGAGGGCGCGCGCCGCCAGTTCGAGTCGTTCCTCGAGCGGCTCATCCTGCCGCTGATGGTGGAGTCGGCGCGGCGCGGGGACCGCGAGTGCCACGTGGTGGTGCTGCTGGACGACGACTCGGTGGAGTGGGACGAGGAGTACCCGCCGCAGATGGGCGACGAGTACAGCCAGACTGTGCTCTCCACTCCGCTCTATCGCTTCTTCAAATACATCGAGAATAG aGATGTCGCTAAGCAAGTGATGAAAGAGCGCGGACTGAAGAAAATTCGCCTCGGCGTAGAGGGCTATCCGACTTACAAAGAAAAGGTCCGCAAGAGGCCCGGGGGTCGCGCTGAGGTCATATACAACTACGTACAGAGGCCATTCATTCACATGTCCTGGGAGAAGGAGGAGGCGAAGAGTAGACATGTTGATTTCCAGTGTTTCAAGTCCAAGTCTGTCACGAATCTGGCCGAGGCGACGGCTGATCCTGTTATTGAATTGGAACCAATCAGAGCTAGAGAGGAGGTTGAG GTCCAAGATCCAGGGGAGGTGCAAGAGGAGGAGCAGTGA